The Strix uralensis isolate ZFMK-TIS-50842 chromosome 5, bStrUra1, whole genome shotgun sequence genome segment GATGATCCATGGACCCTCCAGTCCATGAGGGCTTCCCAGCCCTTGGGTTGGGAGCAGGGGGTGCATGAGGGCCTggctggggggtttggggccACACCACCCAGCAGGGAGTGATTAGAGGAGACTGGGTCTGGCTGTGTCTCCAGTGGTACCAGGGACACAAGGTGAAGGGTGGTTCGGAGCCAAGCCCACACTCAGGGTGACCCTGTCCATGGCCATCGTCCCcaccctcccctctcctcccaggcaGACCCGGGACCAGGAAACCCCCATCGACTTCTTCTACTTCTCGGACTTTGAGCGGCACAACGCAGAGATTGCAGCCTTCCACCTGGACAGGTGAGCACAAGCTTAGCATCCGACTCTGCCTTCCCATGACAGCAAAGTGGCAGAGAAACTGCTTCTTCATCCCACCTCTTCCTTCGTGTTGCAAGGGATACCTGCATCTCACAGCGGTTTTAAATAACTCACTGTGAAAACCAGCCAAGGTCAGCAAGAAATTGTCCCAAGTTCTGTGTTTCAGGATCCTGGATTTCCGGCGAATCCCCCCAGTTTCTGGCCGTTTGGTCAATATAACGAAGGAAATCCGTGACATCACCACAGACAAGAAACTGGCCAAGACATTCTTTATCTCCCCAGGTGAGCTTTCATGCTGTCCATCCTCTCCTGCAGCCACCTGCATGGAGCTCACTTGGAGCttgctgctcctgcccagggcaAACTGTCCCTTCGGGGATTGCTCCAGCTCCCGCCGGGTTTCCTGCTGTGGAGGTCTGTTCCTCAAGGCCTTCCTTGCCATTGCTTTGCTGGTGGCATGTGGCCACGGTGCATGGAGCATCCTCACCCAGCCACCTGCCAGACCACCCTGCATGGGCTTAGCAGGCTTGTTGCCTTCCTGCTCTTTGTCAACTTTTGTTTTGTCCCCACGGCCAGCGGGCAACGTCTGCTTCTACGGGGAGTGCTCCTACTACTGCTCCACTGAGCATGCCCTCTGCGGCAAGCCGGACCGGCTGGAGGGCTCCATGGCCACCCTGCTGCCCGACAAGACCTTGGCCAAGCGCCGCTCCTGGCGCAGCCCCTGGCGCCGCTCCTACCACAAGAGCAAGAAGGCTGAGTGAGCCAGGGCACGGGGGGCATGGGGGGCATGGGGCAGCAGAGCCGTGGGATAGCAGGGGCCTGCCCCACGGCCACTCTCATGGCCCTGTCCCCCGCCCCGGCCTCTGCCCACAGGTGGGAGCTGAACCCCAACTACTGTGCTCATGTGCGAGAGATGCCGCCCTACAACAGGGGCCATCGCCTCCTTGACCTCATTGACATGACCATCCTCGATTTCCTTATGGGTGAGCTCCACCATGCTGGCACTGGGGGCTGTGGCGGCCCCTCAGGACTGAGAGGCCCAAACAGCTCCGTGTCCCATGGTACCATGCCCTGTGAGGGTTGTCGGCCAAAGAGCTACGCTCTTAGCCAAAATGAGAGTGAAGGGCTGTGCCATTCGGGCACATCCCAGGCAGAAGCCAGAGGAGAGATGCCAGGGAGATCCCAGCTGAACACCCCGGGCACGGGAAGCACCTTCCTGCTTAAGATCCTATGTGCAGCCCCTGGGGAGCCGGGGACAGTGGTGATGCTCCCCTGGGCTCGCGCTGCCTCTCCTGTCCTCggggctgctccttcctcctcatgctgtcCCCCCTGCCATCATCTGACATGGAGAGCTTCCTGTCTCCCCGTCCCCAGCCACTCAGCCATCTCTTTGCTGTTACTTCTGCtccatttgctgctgttttccctcCACGGTGCTGCTGGGATGAGAAGGGGCCTGGAGGCCCCCCACAACCAGAGCCACCAGATGGGCACCTTAGAGGTGCCCCCAGACCTTTTCCCCAGCCTCTGGGTTTCAGTCTTGCACCAGGAGGGTGTTCCGTGTCCCTGCTCCCACCTTCTGGGCCACCACCCAATGGCAAATTTGTTGCCCCACTGCAGGCAACATGGACCGGCACCACTACGAGACCTTTGAGAAATTTGGGAACGACACTTTCCTTCTCCACCTGGACAACGGCCGTGGGTAAAgccgggggggtggtgggggaagCAATTCCagcaaaggggtgggaggattcCGCATGTCTTGCTGAAATGTGCCCCGCGTTGAGCTCTGCACTGCGGGGCGATGCCGCCCTGATGCCCACTGGCGGGCTTCTCCCCCCCAGCTTTGGCACACACTCGCGCGACGAACCGTCCATCCTGGCCCCCCTCCGGCAATGCTGCAGGTAAGGGGCTCCCGCCGcctgccctggagctgctgtTGGGGAGAAGCTCCCTAGGTTGAGACCTCTCCCTCCTCATCTTCGGCAGCATCAAGAAGTCGACCTACCTGCGGCTGCAGCTGCTGGCCACACAGCCCTACCGCCTGAGCGACCTGCTGCGGGAGGCGCTGGCCACCGACCCACTGGCCCCTGTCCTGGCCGAGCCCCACCTGCAGGCACTAGACCGTCGCCTGGGGAAGGTGTTGGCGGCAGTGGGACGCTGCCTGGCCGTGGCAGCCCACCCGGACAAGGTGCTGGTGGATGATGTGGGGTCACGGGTGTGATGGGGGATGTCTCGGTACTCCACTGGGTTGGGGTGTTTTGGTGCACTGCTGAGGGTGCTGCAGGGGCTGGCGTGTAGCTCTGACTCCGTGCAGTGTCTGGAGCCAGCGGTATGATGCACCAGGAAAGCAGGCTGTGAGGATAGCCGGGACGGGGTGGGgggtatttaaataaaaaggttgGCCTAGTGGAGAAGACGTGAGCTGAGATCTCCCCCACCAGGgctgctctcccagccctgacCCGTCCTTGTGTGCCTGAACGTGTTACTTCAGCCCTCCAAAGCCTTTTAGGAAAGGGTAGGGATTTTTCCTACCTTTCCCCAGCAAGAGCTGCCAAACTCAAGCAGTTGGCAAGCTCCTTCTGCCCCACCTCCCCAGCACGGCGATGCTCTGGTCACCCCCAGAAAGAAAGGTTGAAACCCCCCACTGCTggtgtggggaaactgaggcacaagctCCCAGCCATTCGCTGCTTATCCCCGTCCTTCCCACACCCACCCGAAAACACCCGCGGCTCTGGCATCACCACGGCACTGGGGGTGCAGCAAGGGGGGACaaaccccaccccccccccccaacacccccctaaATACCCCAGGAACCACCGCTGGCTCCCTCTCTGACTGAAAAAGTGCCTCCCAAGGGGAGGGGACAGATTGACCCGGGGTTGTGTACCCTATTTAGTGCCCAGTGGCTCAGCACCCAGCTTATCCCCTGAGCCTCCCACAGGGGTTAATCCGTGGCAGGGTGAAGTCAGCCTGGGGAGGTGCCATCAGGGCCACCTCCAGTGTCCCCAGGATGGGGCACAGGGTCGGTATCAGCATGGCCAGAGACAAAGGTGCCACTGGGGAGGAGAGATGTCCTCCAGCCCGGCTGGTCACCCACAGAACACTGAGAAGTCGCaggaaaggatgaaaaaaggCAACTGGTGCAGTGGGAGACAGAGCTGCTGTGGAAAAGCCAGGCGGACGTTTAGGCCGGAATTAAAAACGGGCTCAAAaggcaggcaaaaaaaaagagacaaagaggaTCTGTCTGCCTTACACAACGGGCTGTGGAGTCTAAATCGGGGTTTGTTGCTGTGTGCCCCCCCCAACACCGATGGCATGTCCTCCTGCGGCTGCCCCGGCCTGTGCACCAAACCCAGGCATGGGGAGGAAATTGGGGGCTGTTTTGCAACAGGTTACTCCCCTTCTGCCAGTTTCgtattttttaactctttctaTAAATGCCTTTTTGTTGCCATACCCGAAGCTAGCAGGGCCATTCCAGATGCAGGCAGCTggttcccccctgcccctgcttAGCCCCCCCAGGCAAATCTTTTTCCGAGG includes the following:
- the LOC141943782 gene encoding extracellular serine/threonine protein kinase FAM20C-like codes for the protein MRCRLQRLFQRKLKVSLLFLLLLALLVHVAMDLALPAARRPCVCNAKASGVPSGSPMLAGPKKLSLRILQDFSGSNGSLEKSSQPQGVRLQARAGDPGVRHQTGEGNAGQIKGSKLAALFKHPLYNIPVPELTEKDKLFVVNPMEKFSLHSSRSDEWVSSSKAEMLLPTGKTAYDTYPAWLKFHVGINRYELYPRQDPLMPSLLRDLATQRIVSSVQKSGGTQLKLIMTFPNYGQALFKPMKQTRDQETPIDFFYFSDFERHNAEIAAFHLDRILDFRRIPPVSGRLVNITKEIRDITTDKKLAKTFFISPAGNVCFYGECSYYCSTEHALCGKPDRLEGSMATLLPDKTLAKRRSWRSPWRRSYHKSKKAEWELNPNYCAHVREMPPYNRGHRLLDLIDMTILDFLMGNMDRHHYETFEKFGNDTFLLHLDNGRGFGTHSRDEPSILAPLRQCCSIKKSTYLRLQLLATQPYRLSDLLREALATDPLAPVLAEPHLQALDRRLGKVLAAVGRCLAVAAHPDKVLVDDVGSRV